The segment ACGGCAGGAGCAGGAAAGTGTGAGAGCTGCCCGGTGAAAGCGGGTCCTGTGCGGGCGGGTGGCCTGGCTTCAGTAGCAGACGCGTCGGTGCTGGTGGGAAGGGAGCGTGTGCCATGGGTCTGGTATCTAGCGAGTATGGCCGGGATCCCACCCGCCGCGCTCCACCTAAGCAGAGGACCAGCGACGGAAGACTGGGTTCGCCCTCCGGCTGGGTGGCCAGAGCTCCATGGAGGAGGTGGCGTGTTGCCGTCCAACGCCcaggtcttttttcctttgtttccccaGGGGTTGGTTTGCAATCCTCCTCAGGACCCGCCATCACTCTGGAATCGGCCGAGTTCAAGCCTGGGGGTTTCGGGAGGGTTTTTGCGGGAGAGGGAGCGGGGTGTGAGAAGGCGGTTTGTCAGGGGCGAGCCCTGGGAGCCGCAGGAAGTGCTAGCGTGGGTTGCACTGTTTCCTTGCCGCCGCCCTAGGCTCTGTGCGTCTTCCTTAGCGCCGGGAGAGCAATGTCCTGAAGTCTTTGATGGACTTGGCCATCAGGCGGGGCATTGGCTTGTTGGGTTTGCGTTTGGCGAAGGCCTGCGTGCGTTGGGAAGCGGCAGGGCCTGGGTTGGCCGAGGTGGCCTCGGGCAGGCCCGCcggaggaagggaggtgggggcgtTGGTGCGGGGCTCTGGCTGGCaggcggtgggggctggggctgagtgggGCTCGGTCTCGTGCCGAATGGCTTCTTCGGGGTCCACGTGGGGCGTCTTCGGTAGTGGGAAGGGCTTTGCGGTTGGGCCGTGGAAGACCACGATCTTGGTGCGGGCGTCTTGCAACTTGGTGAGGCGGGCCGAGCGGAAATTGAGGGTGAGAGCTTGGAGGCGCTGCTCTCTGGCCAGCTGAAGCCTCAGGTAGGCGTCGCGCCAGGATTCCCCCGGTCTCGGCGTGTCCGTGGGAAATTTCTGGGCACAGTGAGCCGTCCAGAGGTGGTCTGCGTGGGGCACGAGGCCCGGGTTGCAGGTCTCGATGCGGTAGAGTTGATCCGGCGAGCAGCTGCGCAGGACGGGCTGGAGAAGAGAGTAGGAGGCGGGCGGCAGCGGGCCGATGGCATCCAGGTGATTCTGCAGGAGGCGCGTGCAGAGCTGGCGCAGGCTGGGCACGGCGGGGCCGTGGGCTCGCTTGGAGCCCGCGAACACGCGGGTCTTGGCGTTGACTCTGCACGGGGCCAAGTCCGGTTCGTGCTGGCGTGGGGGCGAAGGCTGCCCGAAGGACCCCCAGTCCCAGTGCGGGAGCGGGGCCTCCCCCGCGTCTCCCGGAGCGGGAGCGGGGTCTGGCCGGcaggccaggctgtccgagagggccGTTGCCAGCTGGGGGTCTTCGCGTGTGGAAGGCCGCGGGTCCtctgggcgggctgggggcccgtCGGCTGACTCCAAGGCCCAGtggtcgtcgtcgtcgtcgtcgtcgtcgtcgccTCCCCCGCTCCCTTGAGCGTGCTGGGTGCGGGGCTCCTGCCCCGCCTGTGCGCTCTTGGTCCTTTGCTTTTTCCTGGGTGGCGGTTGGTAGTCGAGACACTCCTCCCGAGACAGGCGTGCGGGGGCCTGGGACTCGCTGTCTGCGTGCCCGcgggggcagcgggtgggggtcCCCGCTGCCCTCGCCCCCGAAGGAAGGCgtgtgagtttgatcctcagcggaGGCACGGTcctcgggggtccctggggcgCGGGTTCTGCGGCGTCCGGTGTGTCCGCGCGTGGGGCCGTGGGCTCTTGCTGGCCGCAGTTTCCTCCCGCTCGGGCCTCCCTGGAGCGCTTCCGGCCCCGGCTCTTGCTTGGGCTGGCGGTGCCGGCTTCGGCTGGGGCCGGAGCGTCCAGGAGCGGACTCCAGCGGTCCAGCAAGCGTGCGGCCAGAGCGGCCGGCTGCTGGTAGTCGCGCAGGCGCCTGAGGGCCTTGCTGAGGCGGGAGTCGTCCAGGAGAGCGGCGGTGGGCGGCAGCGCGGAGAGCCTGGTCAGCGCCTTGAGGAGCTTGGCGGGTCTGGGCAGGAGGGCCAGCTGAGCTTGCAGCTTGTCCAGGGTGGCGTCCGGCGCCGGgcgggcctggccttctggctgCATGTCTCCGAGGTGGAGGCGAGGGGGCCTGCAGGTGCGGCCCTTGCGGGCTGGGCTAAGGCGCTGCGGCCCGAAGGGTGGAGGTGAGCTTCGCGGCAGGTGCAGGAGTCGCAGCTGACGTCGGGCAGTGGCCGGCCTTCGGGCTCCTGGGCGGCGCGGTGCGGCGCAGTTCTGCCAAGCTCTGTCTCTGCGGCGAGGTGCACAGTGGGAGTGGCGCCAGACGCGCGCTTATGTACCCTCTGGACACAGCCTGGACCCCAggtcccgccccccgcgccgccccttgGTCCTCCGTGCAACGGCCGGCTGTGGCGCACCCTTGCGGGACGTTCGGCCTGGGGATGCCTGgaaatcccccccgcccccccccttccCGCTCCAACCTGCACTCCAGGAGGGGCTCCACCGTGACTCATCTCTTACCCATCCACACTCACTCGCCTGCCTCACCTGTCCCACTCCCCCCGTCCCGTGGCACCCGTTCTCTGTCCCGTCTGCAATCATGGCATCTCGTGGCAGTTCCTCTCAGGAACCTGGGCCTGGTGACTTTGAACAACTTGCAGAAAACTCCAATTGGAACTCGTGTCGTTCCCTCGTGGTGGAGTAGCTCTCCGGCGTTCCTCGCGCCGTCTTGGCTTGCCTCAACTCGGCTTGCTGTGACCACAGTTGTGCTTTCTCTGGAGCGCCATGTCATGTAGTCAGGAGCCTCCTTGGTGCCCAAACGCATCCAGGGATCCAGAATTTGAACGGAAATCATTCCCGAGGGCTGTGTGAGCACAGGAACCCAAGCTGTGAGGAATGGGGATGGCTCATGGGGAGGCGTCCGACCTCGTGAATCGTCGGGGAGATGCAAAAGCAAACAGCAAGGAGATAGCAACTCACGCCATAgacactgacacacatccaaaagaatcagAACAGTCAGTGCGGGCACGGATGTGCAGGGAAAGGGAGCCTCAATTCCCGGGTGCCGGGAATGCCGGCCGGTTCGCTCTTTGTGCCAAACGAGACAGACATGCCTCAAAGAGGTAGAAATCGAGCTCTCAGGGACCCCCGccataccgcttctgggaatatagcctgaCGGTCCAAACCCACACAGCTCAAACACCGTCGGCTCGTCTATGTTCGTTAGGGCAGCGCCATTCACCATGGCAGAAACTGGAAACAccccgagtgcccgaaaacagaggTGTGGGCAGAAAACCCGGAGGGGGgtggaatcgttcaggatgggagatgtgtgccgaacgtAGTTAGAGGATCAGAGGGATAGCCTCTGAGTCTCTGCATGGCTAACCAAAATACCCCAAAGTACAGAGTGATTCTCGAGGAAATGGCCTGCCCTAGAGCCATGGAGGGCTtcaagggggcgggggcggggggaggagagaTCAAGGGACATCGAGGATGGagaaattgcactggtggagggatggccgtTTGATACTTCTGTGATTGAAAcgcaaccatgaaagtttgtaactgtaactcatttcGATTCACTCATTAACAAGGCATgctttgaagata is part of the Sorex araneus isolate mSorAra2 chromosome 2, mSorAra2.pri, whole genome shotgun sequence genome and harbors:
- the LOC129401885 gene encoding elongin-A-like produces the protein MVNGAALTNIDEPTVFELCGFGPSGYIPRSETELGRTAPHRAAQEPEGRPLPDRLSPARKGRTCRPPRLHLGDMQPEGQARPAPDATLDKLQAQLALLPRPAKLLKALTRLSALPPTAALLDDSRLSKALRRLRDYQQPAALAARLLDRWSPLLDAPAPAEAGTASPSKSRGRKRSREARAGGNCGQQEPTAPRADTPDAAEPAPQGPPRTVPPLRIKLTRLPSGARAAGTPTRCPRGHADSESQAPARLSREECLDYQPPPRKKQRTKSAQAGQEPRTQHAQGSGGGDDDDDDDDDHWALESADGPPARPEDPRPSTREDPQLATALSDSLACRPDPAPAPGDAGEAPLPHWDWGSFGQPSPPRQHEPDLAPCRVNAKTRVFAGSKRAHGPAVPSLRQLCTRLLQNHLDAIGPLPPASYSLLQPVLRSCSPDQLYRIETCNPGLVPHADHLWTAHCAQKFPTDTPRPGESWRDAYLRLQLAREQRLQALTLNFRSARLTKLQDARTKIVVFHGPTAKPFPLPKTPHVDPEEAIRHETEPHSAPAPTACQPEPRTNAPTSLPPAGLPEATSANPGPAASQRTQAFAKRKPNKPMPRLMAKSIKDFRTLLSRR